One genomic window of bacterium includes the following:
- a CDS encoding acetyl-CoA carboxylase carboxyltransferase subunit alpha, translated as MADGSYLEFERPIQELEKKISDMKDFSAGENIELSGEIASLEKKLERLRTDIYSGLTRWQRVQISRHPKRPYTLDYINLMCTDFIELHGDRHFADDKAMVGGFATIDGMQVVVVGQQKGRDTKQKLARNFGMAHPEGYRKARRLFALATKFNLPIVILIDTPGAFPGIGAEERGQAEAIAKNIQNMFELKVPIIVVIIGEGASGGALGIGIGDQVLMLEHSWYSVISPEGCAAILWRDAAKAPEAAEALKPVAEDLLALGIIDRIIPEPPGGAHNDPEEAARLVKAELVTTLKVLKQKPVATLLKERLEKYRRMGVFEER; from the coding sequence TCGGCAGGGGAGAATATCGAGTTGTCCGGCGAGATCGCATCGCTCGAGAAAAAACTGGAGCGTTTGCGGACAGATATCTATTCGGGGCTGACCCGCTGGCAGCGGGTGCAGATCTCCCGTCATCCAAAACGACCCTACACGCTTGACTATATCAACCTGATGTGTACCGATTTCATCGAGTTGCACGGGGACCGTCATTTCGCGGACGACAAGGCGATGGTTGGCGGCTTTGCGACGATCGATGGGATGCAGGTGGTGGTAGTCGGGCAACAGAAGGGGCGGGATACCAAGCAGAAGCTGGCGCGGAATTTTGGGATGGCTCATCCGGAAGGTTACCGGAAAGCGCGTCGTCTGTTTGCGTTAGCGACGAAATTCAATTTGCCGATCGTGATCCTGATCGATACGCCGGGAGCGTTTCCGGGGATCGGAGCCGAAGAGCGGGGGCAGGCTGAGGCGATCGCCAAGAATATCCAGAATATGTTTGAATTGAAGGTCCCGATCATCGTGGTGATCATCGGTGAGGGGGCCTCGGGTGGAGCGCTGGGGATCGGGATCGGGGACCAGGTGCTGATGTTGGAGCATTCCTGGTATTCGGTGATCTCGCCGGAGGGGTGCGCGGCGATCTTGTGGCGGGATGCCGCCAAGGCGCCGGAAGCGGCGGAAGCGTTAAAGCCGGTGGCGGAAGACCTGCTGGCGCTGGGGATCATTGACCGGATCATACCGGAACCGCCGGGTGGGGCGCATAATGACCCTGAGGAGGCGGCCAGGCTGGTCAAGGCGGAGTTAGTGACGACCCTGAAGGTCCTCAAGCAGAAGCCGGTGGCGACCCTGCTTAAAGAGCGCCTCGAAAAGTATCGCCGAATGGGCGTTTTCGAGGAGCGATAG
- a CDS encoding Trm112 family protein produces the protein MGLPKNLLEKLACPQCKGRLGYRESENRLDCPACQLSYPVVDGVPVLLVDEAARLGKG, from the coding sequence ATGGGATTGCCGAAGAACTTATTGGAGAAGCTGGCTTGCCCGCAGTGCAAGGGGAGACTGGGTTATCGCGAAAGCGAGAACCGTCTCGATTGTCCTGCGTGCCAGTTGAGTTATCCGGTGGTTGACGGGGTCCCTGTTCTGTTGGTAGACGAGGCGGCACGCCTCGGAAAAGGATAG
- a CDS encoding PTS sugar transporter subunit IIA, which translates to MKLSKFCDENLITFNLKSTTKAGVIEELVELAAGSTMIKNRDELLNDVRERENLVTTGVGYGVAFPHAKTRAAKGIVIAFGRSTKGIDFEAMDHRPVNLFFLIAAPEDAVGAHLNVMARLSFLMKSEENRQRLMQVSSPGDVLSLIDNVD; encoded by the coding sequence ATGAAGCTGTCAAAGTTTTGCGATGAGAATCTGATCACGTTCAATCTCAAGTCGACCACCAAAGCGGGAGTGATCGAAGAGTTGGTTGAGCTGGCTGCCGGCTCGACTATGATCAAGAACCGTGATGAGCTGTTGAACGACGTACGAGAGCGTGAGAATCTGGTGACCACCGGAGTCGGGTATGGCGTGGCGTTTCCGCACGCGAAGACCCGGGCCGCCAAAGGGATCGTCATCGCGTTTGGTCGGAGTACCAAAGGGATCGATTTCGAGGCGATGGACCATCGGCCGGTCAACCTCTTTTTCCTGATAGCGGCTCCGGAGGATGCGGTGGGCGCGCACTTAAATGTGATGGCGCGTTTATCGTTTCTGATGAAGTCGGAAGAGAATCGTCAACGGCTGATGCAGGTAAGCTCGCCGGGAGATGTGTTGTCGCTGATCGATAATGTAGACTAA
- the mreC gene encoding rod shape-determining protein MreC has protein sequence MTWIPGLFSKGRSAHFVVVALAIALLLIPGAGVSGFLSEAALNSIYFPFFRVKSAINDLTSVHEENQKLRESLVDASIRVTLLEEAGRENIRLRSILGFEPPLGYTLLPAKVMAVTGNRLPVAAVVNRGEMDGVALNLPIINEEGLLGRVSAVTETHCTIQLLTDPTNRVAVRVAESREMGIAKFVPSQGLIVDNIPSQGDVKQGDLILSSGLGGIYPPGLVVGTVIAVERPKQEPFLIVRLAPAADFNSLDELFVLRSKGR, from the coding sequence ATGACCTGGATACCCGGCCTCTTTTCGAAGGGCCGTTCTGCTCATTTTGTGGTTGTGGCGCTGGCCATTGCCCTTCTTCTCATTCCCGGTGCGGGGGTAAGCGGTTTCCTCAGTGAGGCCGCGTTAAATTCTATCTATTTCCCCTTTTTCCGTGTCAAAAGCGCAATCAATGATCTGACCAGCGTTCATGAAGAGAATCAAAAACTCCGTGAATCGCTGGTGGATGCTTCCATTCGAGTGACATTGTTGGAGGAGGCGGGTCGCGAGAATATCCGACTTCGCTCAATCCTTGGATTTGAGCCGCCGCTCGGCTACACGCTCCTTCCGGCCAAGGTGATGGCGGTGACAGGGAATCGGTTGCCGGTGGCTGCGGTGGTCAACCGTGGGGAGATGGACGGCGTGGCGCTGAATCTCCCGATCATCAACGAAGAAGGATTGCTCGGACGAGTCAGCGCGGTGACCGAAACGCACTGCACGATCCAGTTATTGACCGATCCGACCAATCGAGTGGCAGTACGCGTGGCGGAAAGCCGCGAAATGGGGATAGCCAAATTTGTACCATCGCAGGGATTGATAGTTGACAATATACCGTCGCAGGGGGATGTCAAGCAGGGGGACCTGATCCTTTCGTCAGGTTTGGGAGGGATCTATCCTCCCGGGCTGGTGGTGGGGACAGTGATCGCGGTGGAGCGTCCGAAACAGGAGCCATTCCTGATCGTGCGGCTCGCTCCGGCGGCTGATTTCAACTCGCTGGATGAACTCTTTGTCCTGAGGTCCAAAGGACGATGA
- the mrdA gene encoding penicillin-binding protein 2 encodes MNRQPFSMAGRERIALVLIFGVFLIMAGRLFKLQVIDHNEMYELAESNRIRVVPIEAKRGVVYDREGRVIIGNRPSYTLSVVPAEEKKGKTVPHLSELLEMDTLNLRKRIRKNQASPYQPSPVYRDIPFDIVAVLEEQGQEFPGVNYTLDRVREYGVDLRAEAFTGHVGEVSEKELERYPDAGFRMGSTIGKKGVEKQYDQTLRGIEGTDFIEVTAMGEVLGPYKGKARVKPVPGSDLTLTIDNDVQLAAIRALDSFATRKFFGADGKTVDSFINRPGAVVAIDPRTGEILAMTSSPGFDPNVFSGVITDSVWKTIQEDSSRPLLNRPLNGLYPPGSTAKLITLGAGLETGVIDAGTTMARSCIGGYQYGNRFFKCWEKRGHGTTFSVHAVEMSCDVYFYQLGLKVGVDQLSRYYDLCGFGKPTGIDLPNEFKGLNPNSKYYDKRYGKNGWTKALVLNTSIGQGEILVTPLQLAQFYCGLANGGRVYRPHLVKRIIKPNGEEVVAQPELSFTLPFSPQNLATLREGLRLVVEGGRGTARRLKNPLYTICGKTGTAQNPHGNDHALFVGYAPIENPEIVVCAVVENAGHGSEIAAPVVGRVIETYMKKKLGLFEPPVAKVDDSTKVAVR; translated from the coding sequence ATGAATCGGCAACCTTTCTCCATGGCAGGTCGAGAGCGGATCGCGCTCGTGCTCATCTTTGGAGTATTTCTAATCATGGCCGGTCGGTTGTTCAAGTTGCAGGTGATCGACCACAACGAAATGTACGAACTGGCGGAGAGCAACCGGATCCGCGTGGTGCCGATCGAAGCGAAGCGCGGAGTAGTATATGACCGCGAAGGGCGCGTGATCATCGGCAACCGTCCATCGTATACCCTTTCAGTGGTCCCGGCCGAAGAGAAAAAGGGGAAGACGGTTCCGCATCTTTCCGAGTTGTTGGAAATGGACACGCTGAATCTGCGGAAGCGGATCCGCAAAAATCAGGCGAGCCCGTATCAGCCATCGCCGGTCTATAGAGATATCCCATTTGATATTGTCGCGGTTCTCGAAGAGCAGGGGCAGGAGTTCCCCGGTGTCAACTACACGCTCGATCGGGTACGCGAATATGGTGTTGATCTGCGGGCTGAAGCGTTTACCGGGCATGTCGGCGAGGTGTCGGAGAAGGAGCTGGAGCGTTATCCGGATGCAGGATTCCGCATGGGGAGTACGATCGGAAAAAAAGGGGTGGAGAAGCAATACGACCAGACACTTCGCGGCATAGAAGGGACTGACTTCATCGAAGTGACTGCGATGGGAGAGGTGCTTGGGCCATACAAGGGGAAGGCGCGAGTGAAGCCGGTCCCGGGCAGTGATCTGACACTGACGATCGACAACGATGTACAGTTGGCGGCGATCCGGGCGCTGGATTCATTTGCGACCAGAAAGTTCTTTGGCGCGGACGGGAAGACGGTCGATTCGTTCATCAATCGACCGGGGGCGGTGGTAGCCATAGATCCGCGCACAGGGGAGATCCTCGCCATGACGTCATCGCCGGGGTTCGACCCGAATGTTTTCTCCGGGGTGATCACCGACTCGGTTTGGAAGACGATCCAGGAGGATTCGAGCCGACCGCTCCTGAATCGGCCGCTGAACGGTTTGTATCCTCCGGGATCGACCGCCAAGCTGATCACACTTGGTGCTGGGCTTGAGACCGGGGTGATCGACGCCGGCACGACGATGGCGCGGTCCTGTATCGGTGGATATCAGTATGGAAATCGTTTTTTCAAGTGCTGGGAGAAGCGTGGGCACGGCACGACCTTCTCGGTGCATGCCGTAGAGATGTCGTGCGACGTTTATTTCTATCAGTTGGGGTTGAAAGTCGGGGTCGATCAGTTGAGTCGCTATTATGACCTGTGCGGTTTTGGGAAGCCGACGGGGATCGATCTGCCGAATGAATTTAAAGGGCTTAATCCGAACAGCAAATATTACGATAAGCGATACGGCAAAAACGGGTGGACCAAGGCACTGGTCTTGAATACCTCGATCGGCCAGGGGGAGATATTGGTGACGCCGCTACAGTTGGCGCAGTTCTATTGCGGATTGGCCAATGGCGGGAGAGTCTACCGACCGCATCTGGTGAAGAGGATCATCAAGCCAAACGGTGAAGAGGTTGTCGCGCAGCCGGAACTGTCGTTTACACTACCATTCAGCCCACAGAATCTGGCGACGCTTCGCGAGGGGTTGCGATTGGTGGTCGAGGGAGGGCGAGGGACAGCCCGCCGCCTGAAGAACCCACTGTATACGATCTGCGGCAAGACCGGCACGGCGCAAAACCCACACGGGAATGACCACGCTCTGTTTGTCGGATATGCGCCGATAGAGAATCCGGAGATCGTGGTTTGTGCGGTAGTGGAGAATGCGGGACATGGTTCCGAGATCGCCGCGCCGGTGGTAGGGCGGGTGATCGAAACTTATATGAAGAAAAAGTTAGGGTTGTTCGAGCCGCCGGTGGCCAAGGTGGATGATTCGACCAAGGTGGCGGTGCGATGA
- the rodA gene encoding rod shape-determining protein RodA: MISRIRYRELDWKLIGAFLALTLIGIATIYSSQHNTNDVYRQSFYLRQIVWLFIAFGAFLAVLHLPQRLFDGGAYAMYIIAVVLLAAVLVVGHTRLGATRWFDFGPISFSPSDLAKLAILLTLARFFAYTRLPVSSKRRLAISAILVAIPMMLILKQPDLGSSLIFPVILIALWFWSGLSPWYLLLIMSPFVSMVAAYYWLSWAIYLVALMIFLAVIRPGIVLAIFIMLVNLGFGMVTPFVWEKLEDYQKNRILTFLNPGHDPRGAGYQIIQSKIAIGSGGVIGKGYLEGSQARLEFLPERHTDFIFSVLGEEFGLLGSLAVVGLFTFAFYRCLRIAVRCRSRFASFVVVGCTAVLFFQFVVNVGMVLGMMPVTGLPLPFVSYGGTALLVSWVFVGMIVASEYHWF, encoded by the coding sequence ATGATCAGCCGGATCCGCTATCGCGAGCTGGACTGGAAATTGATCGGTGCGTTTCTCGCGCTGACGTTGATCGGGATCGCGACGATCTATTCATCACAACACAATACCAACGACGTGTACCGGCAATCGTTCTATTTGCGCCAGATCGTCTGGCTGTTCATTGCGTTTGGGGCATTTCTGGCGGTGCTGCATCTGCCGCAGCGGCTGTTTGATGGTGGCGCGTACGCCATGTATATCATTGCGGTGGTCCTATTGGCGGCAGTGCTGGTGGTGGGGCATACACGGCTGGGCGCGACCAGGTGGTTTGATTTCGGACCGATAAGTTTTTCGCCATCGGATCTGGCCAAGCTGGCGATTTTGCTGACGCTGGCGCGGTTTTTCGCCTATACGCGACTACCGGTATCATCCAAGCGGCGATTGGCGATCTCGGCGATATTAGTGGCGATCCCGATGATGCTGATCCTGAAGCAGCCGGATCTGGGGAGCTCGCTGATCTTCCCGGTGATTTTGATCGCGCTCTGGTTCTGGTCGGGACTTTCTCCCTGGTATCTGCTGTTGATCATGTCGCCGTTTGTGTCGATGGTGGCGGCCTATTACTGGCTTTCATGGGCGATCTACCTGGTGGCATTGATGATCTTTCTGGCGGTGATACGTCCGGGGATCGTGCTGGCGATCTTCATCATGTTGGTAAATCTCGGATTTGGGATGGTGACCCCCTTTGTCTGGGAGAAGCTGGAAGATTACCAGAAAAATCGTATCCTGACATTCCTGAATCCGGGGCATGATCCGCGAGGGGCGGGGTATCAGATCATTCAATCAAAGATCGCGATCGGCTCGGGTGGAGTGATCGGCAAGGGGTATCTGGAGGGATCGCAGGCGCGACTGGAATTCCTGCCGGAACGTCACACAGATTTCATCTTCTCGGTATTGGGAGAGGAGTTCGGACTGCTCGGCTCGCTGGCTGTGGTGGGGCTGTTTACCTTTGCTTTTTATCGATGTTTGCGTATAGCGGTGCGATGTCGATCTCGATTTGCCTCGTTTGTAGTGGTCGGATGCACTGCGGTACTTTTCTTCCAGTTCGTGGTGAATGTCGGGATGGTACTGGGGATGATGCCGGTGACCGGCTTGCCACTGCCGTTTGTCAGCTATGGCGGAACGGCGTTGCTGGTGTCATGGGTATTTGTCGGAATGATCGTAGCATCGGAATATCATTGGTTCTAA
- a CDS encoding clan AA aspartic protease: MKLLTAVIILLSLLVSSGFCFDLDSLLALSVGGPDGLRTVQTMSSFKATGEIILNGQRGRFIELVAPPNRIYYSLIFPQFGITQGYDGQEAWQSDLNGRVSKISGFEKKELLKTLYLESYSHLVPGRMPGTATYLKDTVADGVTYHLVEYYPFMQDTLRVLYEQGSGYRSVQVSYMDNICTMMSLGSYEIVQSVPLAMRQISVAIGVPLTMEMVVDTALFNEPIDLSVFSPPGLTELTLPGGVDSILIPFVLENGHIYVQGTINGKKRVRLILDSGASATIFNSPVVAEMELQVVGSMPARGVAGYVETKLVRSDSLTVGEITLYGQIGGMADLSVLRVSQSDTIPFGGIIGYDFLSRFPIQIDYQRNQLVVYDPSRFVAPSGGHIIPFNLTMQVPTVDIVLAGAKGRFLIDLGNALGLILHNEFAQRNKLDTLPRLGSQDRGKLGGIGGGVGGEWVVVPELRVGSLTLSEIPAILSASSAGITGSYEIEGNIGNELLRSYKVVFDYQHQMLYLLPPGE, from the coding sequence ATGAAACTACTAACTGCAGTTATCATATTGTTGAGCTTGCTCGTTTCGAGCGGCTTCTGCTTTGATCTTGATTCATTGCTGGCACTGTCGGTTGGCGGTCCGGACGGACTGCGGACAGTGCAGACGATGAGTTCATTTAAGGCGACGGGGGAGATCATTCTGAATGGGCAGCGGGGGAGATTTATCGAGCTGGTCGCACCTCCCAACCGGATCTACTATTCGCTGATCTTTCCACAATTCGGGATCACCCAGGGATATGACGGGCAAGAGGCGTGGCAGTCCGATCTGAACGGGCGCGTTTCGAAAATCAGCGGGTTTGAGAAGAAGGAACTGCTCAAGACACTTTATCTTGAGAGCTATTCGCATCTGGTTCCGGGGCGGATGCCCGGGACAGCGACATACTTGAAAGACACCGTGGCGGATGGCGTGACCTATCATCTGGTTGAATATTATCCGTTCATGCAGGATACGCTGCGGGTGTTGTATGAACAGGGGAGCGGATATCGGTCGGTGCAGGTATCGTACATGGATAATATCTGTACGATGATGTCGCTCGGGTCATATGAGATAGTGCAGTCGGTACCGCTGGCCATGCGGCAGATCTCGGTGGCTATCGGCGTGCCGTTGACGATGGAGATGGTGGTTGATACGGCGCTGTTTAATGAGCCGATCGATCTGTCGGTTTTCTCACCGCCCGGACTGACTGAGTTGACGTTACCCGGTGGCGTGGATTCGATCCTGATCCCCTTTGTCCTGGAGAATGGACATATCTATGTGCAGGGGACGATCAACGGGAAAAAGCGAGTCAGGCTGATCCTTGACTCAGGAGCCTCGGCGACGATCTTCAACAGCCCGGTGGTGGCGGAGATGGAACTTCAGGTGGTGGGGAGTATGCCGGCCCGAGGAGTCGCCGGATATGTCGAGACCAAACTGGTGCGGAGTGATTCATTGACGGTGGGGGAGATCACGCTGTATGGTCAGATCGGCGGCATGGCTGACCTGTCGGTCCTTCGGGTGTCACAATCAGATACAATTCCGTTTGGCGGGATAATCGGATACGATTTTCTCTCGCGATTTCCGATCCAGATCGACTATCAGCGGAATCAGTTGGTGGTATACGATCCATCCAGATTTGTCGCGCCGAGCGGCGGGCATATCATTCCGTTCAACCTGACGATGCAGGTGCCGACGGTCGACATCGTTTTGGCGGGGGCGAAGGGGAGGTTTCTGATCGATCTGGGGAACGCGCTTGGACTTATCCTGCACAATGAGTTTGCTCAAAGAAACAAGCTGGATACGTTGCCGAGACTGGGGAGCCAGGATCGGGGGAAACTGGGCGGGATCGGTGGCGGAGTGGGGGGGGAATGGGTGGTGGTCCCGGAACTTCGTGTGGGGAGTCTGACGTTGAGTGAGATACCGGCTATTTTGTCGGCGAGTTCGGCGGGGATAACCGGATCGTACGAGATCGAGGGGAATATTGGAAACGAGCTATTGCGGAGTTACAAAGTCGTTTTTGATTACCAGCACCAGATGCTTTATCTGCTTCCGCCGGGCGAGTGA
- a CDS encoding 6-phosphofructokinase gives MKIGVLTGGGDCPGLNAVVRAIVHKGVYRYGYQFCGIRDGWKGLLGDGAISPLTTQDVANILAMGGTILKTSRSNPYRLADGPSQIKKTMEKHQLEALIVIGGVDTLGVAAKLHQDGIKLVAVPKTIDNNVWGTDRTFGFDTAVNVAAEAIDRIRTTAEAHNRVFVVEVMGRDAGWIALESGIAGGATMILVPEFPVDLERVVQSIVSRHEKGGVFTVIVVAEGTRLKREGGEPSPVVLDSQRDEFGNVRLGGIADKITEAICAQTGFDCRAVRLGHIQRGGSPSAYDRVLATRYGIVAVEMIRAGEFGKMAALRGTKIETVPLADVARSTKTVDPDLYEIAEVFFG, from the coding sequence ATGAAGATAGGCGTCTTAACAGGTGGCGGAGATTGCCCCGGCTTAAACGCTGTCGTCCGGGCGATCGTACACAAAGGTGTGTACCGATATGGTTATCAATTCTGCGGCATTCGGGATGGTTGGAAAGGGCTTCTGGGAGACGGCGCGATCTCGCCGCTGACGACCCAGGATGTGGCCAATATTCTGGCGATGGGGGGGACGATCCTCAAGACCTCCCGGAGTAATCCATACCGACTTGCGGATGGACCCTCGCAGATCAAAAAAACAATGGAGAAACATCAGCTTGAAGCGCTGATCGTGATCGGCGGAGTCGACACGCTCGGGGTGGCGGCCAAATTGCACCAGGATGGTATAAAGTTGGTGGCTGTTCCAAAGACGATCGACAACAATGTCTGGGGGACCGATCGGACATTTGGATTCGATACCGCGGTCAATGTGGCGGCTGAGGCGATCGATCGTATCCGGACGACTGCCGAGGCACACAATCGTGTGTTTGTGGTTGAAGTAATGGGGCGCGACGCTGGCTGGATCGCGTTGGAATCCGGTATCGCAGGCGGTGCGACCATGATCCTGGTGCCGGAATTCCCGGTAGATCTGGAACGGGTCGTGCAGTCGATAGTGAGCCGGCATGAAAAGGGGGGAGTTTTTACCGTGATTGTCGTGGCGGAAGGGACGCGGTTGAAACGTGAAGGAGGGGAACCGTCACCGGTGGTGCTTGATTCACAAAGAGATGAGTTTGGGAATGTGCGGTTGGGCGGAATTGCCGATAAGATAACCGAGGCGATCTGCGCGCAGACCGGTTTTGATTGTCGGGCGGTCCGGCTGGGACATATCCAGCGCGGCGGATCGCCGAGCGCGTATGATCGGGTATTGGCGACACGGTATGGAATAGTAGCAGTTGAGATGATCCGGGCAGGCGAATTTGGCAAGATGGCGGCACTTCGAGGGACGAAGATAGAGACAGTCCCGCTCGCCGACGTTGCCAGGTCGACCAAAACAGTTGACCCGGATCTCTATGAAATTGCCGAGGTATTTTTTGGTTAG
- a CDS encoding outer membrane beta-barrel protein gives MVRLALIGCTLLLLIGTALQAQPSGAEKPQGFSQSHQAGIRLGVWSNLGDIPPKGDSSGGARYAADIKDASFYFEGYFGYRISSSFMIEASLGIVNRGDVTVEDEFGDTYIGSLTLYPIQLKAKFYPFGGSSGKLFPYLTAGGGIYHGRHDIQYTSDPYVINGNSKTSISYAIGCGADYVVADQVGLDFNIGYMPINFSKELFEVKDYQALTFTVGVKYLFQSPRK, from the coding sequence TTGGTTAGACTTGCATTGATCGGTTGTACGCTCCTGTTACTGATCGGAACGGCGCTTCAGGCGCAGCCCTCCGGCGCGGAAAAACCGCAGGGATTTTCGCAGAGCCACCAGGCTGGGATCCGGCTGGGGGTCTGGAGCAATTTGGGGGATATCCCTCCGAAAGGAGACAGTTCGGGCGGGGCGCGCTACGCGGCGGATATCAAGGATGCCAGTTTCTACTTTGAAGGGTATTTCGGATATCGTATCAGCAGTTCGTTTATGATCGAAGCATCGCTGGGGATAGTTAATCGCGGCGATGTGACGGTTGAGGATGAGTTCGGTGATACGTATATCGGGAGCCTGACGTTGTATCCAATACAACTTAAAGCGAAGTTTTACCCGTTTGGCGGGTCGAGCGGCAAGCTTTTTCCCTATCTGACGGCCGGTGGCGGGATCTATCATGGCCGACATGATATCCAGTATACATCCGATCCGTATGTCATCAACGGCAATTCCAAGACCTCGATCAGTTATGCGATAGGGTGCGGCGCCGATTACGTGGTCGCCGATCAGGTCGGGCTGGATTTCAATATCGGATACATGCCGATCAATTTCTCCAAAGAGTTGTTTGAAGTGAAAGATTACCAGGCGCTGACGTTTACGGTCGGCGTGAAATATCTCTTCCAATCTCCCAGGAAGTAA
- the gap gene encoding type I glyceraldehyde-3-phosphate dehydrogenase — MKVGINGFGRIGRLVYKATRGTNVEIVGVNDITDAPTLAHLLKYDSVHGRYNGEVRAENGNLVIDGKTIPVMAEKDPSALPWAKLGVDIVLECTGKFTDKEGAAKHIAAGAKKVLISAPAKGHDGTFVRGVNWDSYDKNKHHVISIGSCTTNCLAPMVKVLLDNFGIVRGLMTTIHSYTADQRIVDSPHKDLRRARAAAVSMVPTTTGAAKAIAEVIPAMKGKLDGIAIRVPTPDCSVTDLAVELEKDTTKEEINAAFKKAASAGPLAGSLEYCDEPIVSVDIVGNPHGCVFDSGLTMCNGRLAKVFGWYDNEMGFSVRMVDMLGRMM; from the coding sequence ATGAAAGTCGGTATCAATGGATTCGGGCGCATTGGACGGTTGGTCTACAAAGCCACCCGCGGAACAAATGTCGAGATCGTCGGAGTGAACGATATCACGGATGCCCCAACATTGGCGCATCTGCTGAAGTATGACTCTGTGCATGGGAGATATAACGGTGAAGTACGGGCCGAAAACGGCAATCTGGTGATCGATGGAAAAACGATCCCGGTGATGGCGGAGAAGGATCCCTCAGCGTTGCCGTGGGCAAAGCTCGGGGTGGACATTGTTCTGGAATGCACCGGCAAGTTTACGGATAAAGAAGGAGCCGCGAAGCATATTGCGGCGGGCGCCAAGAAGGTCTTGATCTCCGCACCGGCCAAGGGGCATGACGGGACATTCGTTCGCGGAGTTAACTGGGATTCGTACGACAAAAACAAACATCATGTAATCTCGATCGGCTCCTGCACGACAAACTGTCTGGCGCCGATGGTGAAGGTATTGCTGGATAATTTCGGGATCGTGCGCGGCTTGATGACGACGATCCATTCGTATACGGCGGATCAGCGGATAGTTGATTCACCGCACAAGGACCTTCGTCGCGCTCGTGCGGCGGCGGTTTCGATGGTGCCGACTACGACCGGCGCGGCCAAGGCGATCGCCGAAGTGATCCCGGCGATGAAGGGGAAGCTGGACGGTATCGCGATCCGTGTTCCCACTCCGGATTGTTCGGTGACCGATCTGGCGGTTGAGCTGGAGAAGGATACGACGAAAGAAGAGATCAACGCGGCGTTCAAGAAAGCGGCATCCGCGGGACCATTGGCCGGGTCGCTGGAGTATTGCGATGAGCCGATCGTGTCGGTCGATATCGTCGGCAACCCGCACGGCTGCGTGTTTGATTCCGGATTAACGATGTGCAACGGCCGATTGGCCAAAGTATTCGGCTGGTACGATAACGAGATGGGGTTCTCTGTCCGGATGGTCGATATGCTCGGCCGGATGATGTAA